One window of uncultured Methanoregula sp. genomic DNA carries:
- the queC gene encoding 7-cyano-7-deazaguanine synthase QueC: MKAVCLLSGGMDSSTLAYVAKSKGYDILALHLNYGQRTESKELACAKKIAGLLDAREFLELDVGYFTRFGASSLTDKTIAVEEFDPARAHIPNTYVPFRNANLLSIATSFAEAKGADAIFIGVQSLDYSGYPDCRPAFIEAFQKVIDLGTKDSTKITLFTPFISMTKTDILREGMKLGVPYEDTWSCYRNEGKACGTCGSCHFRQEAFAAIGKPDPIEYEE, encoded by the coding sequence ATGAAAGCCGTATGTTTACTTTCAGGAGGGATGGATTCGTCCACCCTCGCGTACGTGGCCAAAAGCAAAGGGTACGATATCCTAGCCCTTCACCTGAATTACGGACAGAGAACAGAGAGCAAGGAACTGGCATGTGCGAAGAAAATCGCCGGTCTGCTCGATGCCCGGGAGTTCCTCGAACTGGATGTCGGGTATTTTACCCGTTTTGGGGCAAGCAGCCTTACCGATAAGACTATCGCAGTCGAAGAGTTTGATCCTGCCCGGGCGCATATACCCAATACCTACGTCCCGTTCCGGAATGCCAACCTGCTCTCGATTGCAACCAGTTTTGCAGAGGCAAAAGGTGCCGATGCCATATTTATCGGGGTCCAGTCGCTGGACTACAGCGGGTATCCCGACTGTCGCCCGGCATTCATCGAGGCTTTCCAGAAAGTGATCGACCTTGGCACCAAGGACTCCACAAAGATTACCCTGTTCACGCCATTCATCAGCATGACCAAGACCGATATCCTGCGCGAAGGCATGAAACTTGGTGTACCCTACGAAGATACTTGGTCCTGCTACCGGAACGAAGGGAAAGCCTGCGGCACCTGCGGTTCGTGCCATTTCAGACAGGAAGCCTTTGCTGCGATCGGGAAACCGGATCCCATTGAGTACGAGGAGTAA
- the prf1 gene encoding peptide chain release factor aRF-1: MTEEAVEMDDARKRYEFRKVLEKLKSQQGDGTELITLYIPPDKQIYDVTNQLKDEFGQCANIKSKQTKTNVQSAISSILSRLKYYKRPPASGLAVFCGTVKTFGDRTDLQCTIIEPPEPLNLYMYRCSSNFELEPLLQMLEEKYVYGLLVLDKREAYWGFLRGNRIEPMGGANSTVPGKMRKGGQSAARFGRLREIAIDEFYTKIGERSSAIYLAEKDFFERFKGVLIGGPSPTKEEFEKGNYLHHEVQKRIIGLFDVAYTNEDGLSELVDAAKDALKGMTVIKEKAFMDRFLKELVKDDGLAAYGEESIRHNLGIGAVDTLLLSSNLRKSRLKIKCQSCDYTTEKTISIEPGKTLSDIPLGNCPKCSAPLILEEEIDIVDELTKLADQSNSKVEIISDDFEEGSILFTAFGGIAAILRYRTGY; the protein is encoded by the coding sequence ATGACAGAAGAAGCAGTGGAGATGGATGACGCGCGCAAGCGCTATGAATTCAGGAAAGTCCTGGAGAAGCTCAAGTCACAACAGGGAGACGGGACAGAGCTCATTACGCTCTATATCCCGCCCGACAAGCAGATCTACGATGTGACGAACCAGCTCAAGGATGAGTTCGGGCAGTGCGCCAATATCAAGAGTAAGCAGACGAAGACCAATGTCCAGAGTGCCATCTCCTCCATCCTCTCACGACTGAAATACTATAAACGTCCCCCGGCCAGCGGACTTGCAGTCTTCTGTGGGACGGTGAAAACGTTCGGTGACCGGACCGATCTCCAGTGCACTATCATCGAGCCACCGGAACCCCTCAACCTCTACATGTACCGGTGCAGTTCGAACTTCGAGCTCGAGCCGCTTCTCCAGATGCTCGAGGAAAAGTACGTGTACGGTCTGCTCGTTCTCGACAAGCGTGAAGCATACTGGGGATTCCTGCGCGGTAACCGGATTGAACCGATGGGCGGGGCGAATTCAACAGTACCGGGCAAGATGCGCAAAGGAGGTCAGTCAGCAGCCCGGTTCGGGCGTCTGCGTGAGATCGCCATTGACGAATTCTACACCAAGATAGGTGAGCGGTCAAGTGCAATCTACCTTGCCGAGAAGGATTTTTTCGAGCGGTTCAAAGGCGTTCTTATTGGAGGGCCGAGCCCGACAAAAGAGGAGTTCGAAAAGGGGAATTATCTCCACCATGAGGTCCAGAAGCGGATCATCGGGCTTTTCGATGTTGCGTACACCAATGAGGACGGGCTCTCGGAACTTGTTGATGCAGCAAAGGATGCTCTTAAGGGCATGACCGTCATCAAGGAGAAGGCATTCATGGACCGGTTCTTGAAAGAACTGGTCAAGGACGACGGTCTTGCAGCATATGGAGAGGAGAGCATCCGCCATAATCTTGGGATCGGTGCAGTTGATACCCTCCTCCTCTCGTCAAACCTGCGGAAATCCCGGTTGAAAATCAAGTGTCAGAGCTGCGACTACACGACCGAGAAAACAATCAGTATCGAGCCGGGCAAGACGTTATCGGATATTCCGCTTGGCAATTGTCCGAAGTGCTCGGCACCGCTCATTCTCGAGGAAGAGATCGATATTGTCGATGAACTGACAAAACTTGCCGACCAGAGCAATTCCAAGGTCGAAATCATCTCAGATGATTTTGAAGAGGGATCGATTCTCTTTACCGCATTCGGCGGAATAGCCGCAATTCTTCGCTACAGGACGGGATACTGA
- a CDS encoding peptidylprolyl isomerase produces the protein MSSPVRTVLLAGILIAALLLAAGCTQQSASPVKIEAATGTTTATPGITTAAVTPVATAVTTVSTDSWKRVRLSTNMGDIVVALDPNMPVTAGNFETLVQKGYYNGVIFHRVIDGFMIQGGDPTGTGRGGPGYTIKDEFKTGNRNDRGTIAMANAGPGTGGSQFFINLVDNNYLDTMHPVFGKVVDGMDIVDKIAKVPTSGGQENRPLQNVTITKAVMI, from the coding sequence ATGTCATCTCCAGTGCGCACCGTACTGCTGGCAGGTATACTCATCGCAGCTCTTCTTCTCGCTGCAGGATGTACCCAGCAATCGGCATCACCCGTAAAAATCGAAGCAGCAACCGGGACAACAACGGCAACCCCCGGGATAACAACAGCGGCAGTAACACCTGTTGCAACTGCGGTTACGACCGTCTCCACCGATTCCTGGAAACGTGTCCGGCTTTCAACGAATATGGGAGACATTGTCGTGGCCCTCGATCCGAATATGCCCGTTACTGCGGGCAACTTCGAGACGCTTGTACAGAAAGGTTACTACAATGGCGTGATATTCCACCGCGTTATTGACGGGTTCATGATCCAGGGCGGGGATCCGACCGGCACCGGTCGCGGCGGCCCGGGCTACACGATCAAGGACGAGTTCAAGACCGGTAACCGGAACGACCGGGGAACGATTGCCATGGCCAACGCAGGACCAGGCACCGGTGGGTCGCAGTTCTTCATCAACCTGGTCGATAACAATTACCTCGACACCATGCACCCGGTGTTCGGGAAGGTAGTCGATGGTATGGACATTGTTGATAAGATTGCAAAGGTACCGACATCCGGTGGACAGGAAAACCGTCCGCTCCAGAACGTGACGATCACCAAAGCAGTAATGATTTAA
- a CDS encoding peptidylprolyl isomerase, which yields MTASEPTGKLVRLETNMGAVIIALAPDMPITAGNFETLVQKGYYNGVIFHRVISGFMIQGGDPTGTGRGGPGYAIKDEFPPGNKNDRGTISMANAGPNTGGSQFFINLVNNNFLDGKHPVFGKVVEGMDVVDKIGKTKTGPGDRPNKDVVIVKAEMI from the coding sequence ATGACAGCATCAGAACCTACCGGAAAACTCGTGCGGCTCGAGACGAACATGGGCGCGGTTATCATTGCCCTTGCTCCCGACATGCCCATTACTGCGGGCAACTTCGAGACGCTTGTACAGAAAGGTTACTACAACGGCGTGATATTCCACCGTGTTATCAGCGGGTTCATGATCCAGGGCGGAGACCCGACCGGTACCGGCCGCGGAGGCCCGGGCTATGCAATCAAGGACGAGTTCCCGCCCGGCAACAAAAATGATCGCGGGACGATCTCCATGGCGAATGCGGGGCCGAATACCGGCGGGTCGCAGTTCTTCATCAACCTGGTCAATAATAATTTCCTGGACGGGAAGCACCCGGTCTTCGGCAAGGTTGTCGAGGGAATGGATGTAGTCGACAAGATCGGCAAGACCAAGACCGGCCCCGGCGACCGCCCGAACAAGGACGTTGTTATCGTTAAAGCCGAAATGATCTGA
- a CDS encoding 30S ribosomal protein S12: MGQGKFAARKLVRDSNKFRWADKNYARRELNLDVKSDPLEGAPQARGIVLEKIGVEAKQPNSAIRKCVRVQLIKNGRQVSAFAVGDGAINFIDEHDEVEIEGIGGRLGRSMGDIPGVRYVVTKVNNVCLHEMVIGRKEKPRR, translated from the coding sequence ATGGGACAGGGTAAATTTGCAGCCAGAAAACTGGTTCGGGACTCAAATAAGTTCCGGTGGGCAGACAAAAACTATGCTCGCCGTGAACTCAACCTCGATGTGAAGTCAGACCCTCTTGAGGGCGCTCCACAGGCGAGAGGTATCGTGCTCGAGAAGATCGGTGTTGAAGCAAAACAGCCAAACTCCGCAATCCGCAAGTGCGTGCGTGTCCAGCTCATCAAGAACGGACGGCAGGTCAGTGCGTTTGCAGTTGGCGACGGTGCTATCAACTTCATTGATGAACACGATGAAGTCGAGATCGAAGGTATCGGCGGCCGTCTCGGCCGGTCCATGGGAGATATCCCCGGGGTCCGGTACGTGGTTACCAAGGTGAACAACGTCTGCCTCCATGAGATGGTCATAGGCAGGAAGGAGAAACCGCGCAGGTGA
- a CDS encoding NUDIX hydrolase gives MEIFRGRKLWIETRTIRLPTGAEREKVIVHPSNAVAILPISGERCTLLRQYRYAIDQYILEAPAGTMEAGEEPLQTAGRELIEETGFAAGTIVPKGFIYTTPGFTDEKIFLFEARDLTPSQEYEKDEDEVIEVIEVPTKDLSAMVRDGAIIDGKTICLIQRCLGC, from the coding sequence ATGGAGATCTTTCGCGGAAGAAAACTCTGGATCGAGACGCGCACGATACGACTCCCTACGGGAGCGGAGCGGGAAAAAGTGATCGTTCACCCGAGTAACGCAGTGGCGATCCTTCCCATCAGCGGCGAGCGGTGCACCCTGCTGCGCCAGTACCGCTATGCCATCGACCAGTATATCCTGGAAGCGCCGGCGGGTACTATGGAGGCTGGCGAGGAACCGCTCCAGACCGCCGGCCGGGAACTGATTGAAGAGACCGGCTTTGCTGCAGGGACGATTGTTCCAAAAGGATTCATCTATACAACACCCGGGTTCACGGACGAGAAGATCTTTCTCTTCGAAGCCCGCGATCTTACCCCTTCACAGGAATACGAGAAAGATGAGGATGAGGTTATCGAGGTCATTGAGGTCCCGACAAAAGATCTCTCCGCCATGGTCCGCGATGGCGCGATCATCGACGGGAAAACCATCTGCCTGATCCAGCGCTGTCTCGGGTGCTGA
- a CDS encoding radical SAM protein, which yields MKIADIFKSLQGEGKNQGKPCLFIRLAGCNLKCRWCDTPESQSGGMEMSLDSVLEQVWRINPPYVCITGGEPLLQADDLEHLLASLSRRGTLIDIETNGTVDFGKLQQYAAICMDVKCPSSGEQSNLALLEKIRPQDSVKFVVHDEADCRYAQEIMDTHRIAGEIFFSPVSGSDYTPITRFILVNNLPVRFQLQLHKIIGVK from the coding sequence ATGAAGATCGCGGATATTTTCAAGAGCCTCCAGGGGGAGGGAAAGAACCAGGGTAAACCCTGCCTCTTCATCCGGCTTGCCGGATGCAACCTCAAATGCCGCTGGTGCGATACACCGGAGTCACAAAGCGGTGGCATGGAGATGAGCCTCGATTCCGTGCTCGAACAGGTCTGGCGGATCAACCCGCCCTATGTCTGCATTACGGGGGGAGAACCGCTCCTGCAGGCCGATGACCTGGAGCATCTGCTTGCTTCACTTTCCCGTAGGGGGACCCTGATCGATATCGAGACCAACGGTACTGTCGATTTTGGGAAGCTCCAGCAGTATGCAGCGATATGCATGGATGTGAAGTGCCCGTCATCAGGAGAGCAAAGCAACCTTGCCCTGCTCGAAAAGATCCGACCACAGGACAGCGTGAAGTTTGTCGTGCACGACGAGGCAGACTGCCGTTATGCGCAGGAAATCATGGATACGCACCGGATTGCCGGGGAGATTTTTTTCTCCCCGGTCTCTGGTTCAGATTACACACCCATCACCAGGTTCATTCTGGTCAACAACCTGCCGGTGCGATTCCAGTTGCAGTTACACAAGATTATCGGGGTAAAATGA
- the argS gene encoding arginine--tRNA ligase, protein MLHDMYAIIGNAIKEVTSAPDAQLVDGGEHADLASTIAFALAKEKKQAPVKIAQELTADLAKRPDLAGITIEAKGPYINFIFGKAYVSEVLKAAVQPGYGNLPKKPTRVVLEHTSANPNGPLHVGHIRNSIIGDTLARAFRKAGYPLEVQYYVNDMGRQIAIVVWGFDNLDNKPLDGEKEDAHIARIYIAANREIAKDEGITQQVNTLMQLVENGDPATVKKFRGEVARCLDGFKVTMKDLNVAHDRFVWESDFIRNGNTERIINKLKRIPQAHEEETLYLDLSEFGFENKYVLRRSDGTSVYAARDLAFHAWKGANFDRVIDVLGADHKLIGAQLQCTMKLLGEKVPEIVHFEFVSLPEGSMSTRAGKFVSADDLITEIRKRAFDEVTSRRPELDEQTRRSIAQSVGLAAIRYDIVKVSPEKSTVFDWKEALDFERQSGPYIQYAHARACSILAKAGTFPESFDLETEQEIILAKKIARFPRVIDNVVTELRPHILAIYARELADTFNTFYHYEPVLKGEGQVRNRRLTLVKAVQNTLKESLETLGIDAIHTM, encoded by the coding sequence ATGCTGCACGATATGTACGCGATAATCGGAAACGCCATAAAGGAAGTAACCAGTGCGCCGGACGCACAACTCGTAGACGGCGGCGAACATGCCGACCTCGCATCCACCATTGCCTTTGCCCTCGCCAAAGAGAAGAAGCAGGCACCGGTAAAAATTGCGCAGGAACTAACCGCGGATCTCGCGAAGCGCCCCGATCTTGCCGGGATCACTATCGAAGCAAAAGGACCGTATATCAATTTTATTTTTGGGAAAGCCTATGTCAGCGAAGTGCTGAAGGCTGCTGTACAGCCCGGTTACGGTAATCTTCCAAAGAAACCCACGCGGGTTGTTCTCGAACACACCAGCGCAAACCCGAATGGTCCCCTCCATGTAGGACATATCCGGAATTCGATCATCGGTGACACGCTTGCCAGGGCCTTCAGAAAAGCCGGCTATCCTCTTGAGGTCCAGTACTACGTCAACGACATGGGCCGACAGATAGCTATTGTGGTCTGGGGGTTCGATAACCTCGACAACAAGCCGCTCGATGGCGAGAAAGAGGATGCCCACATCGCCAGGATATACATTGCAGCAAACCGTGAGATCGCAAAGGACGAGGGGATCACCCAGCAGGTCAACACGTTAATGCAACTCGTTGAGAACGGAGATCCAGCAACCGTGAAGAAGTTCCGCGGGGAGGTAGCCCGCTGCCTCGATGGCTTCAAAGTCACGATGAAGGATCTCAACGTGGCCCACGACCGGTTCGTCTGGGAAAGCGACTTCATCCGCAACGGGAACACGGAGCGAATCATCAACAAGCTCAAGAGAATCCCCCAGGCACACGAAGAGGAAACACTCTATCTCGATCTCTCGGAATTCGGGTTCGAGAACAAGTACGTCCTTCGCAGGAGCGATGGCACGTCCGTCTATGCAGCACGGGACCTCGCATTCCATGCATGGAAAGGGGCAAACTTCGACCGGGTCATCGATGTTCTCGGTGCCGATCACAAGCTCATCGGGGCCCAGCTCCAGTGCACAATGAAACTCCTGGGCGAGAAAGTACCGGAGATTGTCCACTTCGAGTTCGTCTCGCTTCCCGAAGGCTCGATGAGTACCCGGGCAGGCAAATTCGTCTCCGCTGACGATCTCATAACGGAAATCCGCAAGAGGGCATTTGACGAAGTTACCTCCCGGAGGCCGGAACTGGACGAGCAGACGCGCAGGTCAATCGCACAATCGGTAGGCCTTGCCGCCATACGATATGATATCGTGAAAGTTTCCCCTGAAAAGAGCACGGTGTTTGACTGGAAGGAAGCCCTGGACTTCGAGCGGCAGAGCGGTCCCTACATCCAGTACGCCCATGCGCGAGCCTGCAGTATCCTGGCAAAAGCAGGAACATTCCCGGAATCTTTCGATCTCGAGACCGAACAGGAAATCATTCTCGCAAAGAAGATTGCCCGCTTCCCGAGGGTCATCGATAATGTGGTTACCGAGCTCCGCCCGCATATCCTCGCCATCTATGCACGGGAGCTTGCCGATACCTTCAACACGTTCTACCATTACGAGCCGGTGCTGAAAGGCGAAGGTCAGGTCCGCAACCGGCGCCTCACGCTGGTAAAAGCAGTGCAGAACACGCTCAAAGAGTCGTTAGAGACCCTTGGGATCGATGCCATCCACACCATGTGA
- a CDS encoding alpha/beta hydrolase, with product MRVALLFAGLLILSAIMAGCTGTAEKKSSYTVDATGVLSLTCIPVTTSEEVLVSNETYTKSRIVMHTENGDVVMYLAAPKQPKAAIVYAPGAGEKLAGHEERMVRYASAGYAFLFVDTRGNGGETSGIPFGQQLVQQDYSRFEKGEMPQYYLSICDLISVEKMLSARYNVPVYAVGSSNGGRYAAVASGVDPAFAGYVGISTSDWGVRDSLAQQGYTGDPIRFATSLEPSTYLSRISPRPVWIFHAEKDPIIPFESGKEFFTKADEPKTFLVFSGDHGINPDVDRQILLQWAQIYAPRG from the coding sequence ATGCGTGTGGCACTTCTTTTTGCGGGTCTGCTCATCCTATCTGCAATTATGGCCGGTTGTACCGGGACAGCGGAAAAGAAATCCTCGTACACGGTTGATGCAACCGGTGTCCTGTCCCTGACATGTATACCGGTTACCACAAGCGAGGAAGTCCTTGTTTCCAACGAGACCTATACCAAGTCACGAATCGTAATGCACACCGAAAATGGCGATGTGGTCATGTATCTCGCCGCGCCAAAACAGCCGAAAGCAGCCATTGTGTATGCTCCGGGAGCAGGTGAAAAACTCGCCGGGCATGAAGAGCGGATGGTCCGGTATGCTTCAGCAGGATACGCATTCCTCTTCGTTGATACCCGGGGGAATGGCGGTGAGACCTCGGGCATTCCGTTCGGCCAGCAGCTGGTCCAGCAGGACTATTCCCGGTTCGAGAAGGGTGAGATGCCGCAGTATTACCTGAGTATCTGCGATCTTATCTCGGTTGAGAAGATGCTTTCTGCCAGGTACAATGTTCCGGTGTATGCAGTAGGATCGAGTAACGGTGGCCGGTACGCGGCAGTTGCATCAGGAGTGGATCCGGCATTTGCCGGGTACGTGGGGATCTCAACATCTGACTGGGGTGTCCGCGATTCGCTGGCCCAGCAGGGATATACGGGGGACCCAATACGATTCGCCACCTCGCTCGAACCAAGTACTTATCTGAGCAGGATCTCGCCGCGCCCGGTCTGGATCTTCCATGCAGAGAAGGATCCCATCATCCCGTTCGAGAGCGGAAAAGAGTTCTTCACCAAGGCAGATGAACCAAAGACATTCCTCGTATTTTCCGGGGATCACGGTATAAATCCTGATGTGGACCGGCAGATCCTCTTGCAATGGGCGCAAATTTATGCCCCACGCGGGTGA
- a CDS encoding elongation factor EF-2, with protein MVRGKKSVERVTELMKEPKHIRNIGIVAHIDHGKTTLSDNLLSGAGIISEELAGKQLFMDSDPEEQARGITIDASNVSMVHEYEGQDYLINMIDTPGHVDFGGDVTRAMRAVDGAVVLVDAVEGTMPQTETVLRQALKEGVRPVLFINKVDRLVNELKVDEMEMQIRLGKVIDKVNKLIKGMNEEAYNNGWKLDAGAGTVAFGSALYNWAVSVPFMKKSGISFKIVFDKCRAGDMKYLAKNSPLSDVLLDIVVHQLPNPLEAQKRRIPIIWHGDKETKEGKSMINCDPKGAVAMMVTDISFDPHAGEVATGRLFSGSLKRGDTLYVMGSAMKENRLQQVGIFMGPKRVEVEEIVAGNIAAVTGLKDAIVGSTVSSLMDVTPFESLKHYSEPVMTVAVEAKNMKDLPKLVEVLRQVAKEDPTLSISINEETGEHLIAGMGELHLEIITGRIKRDKGVEIVTSPPIVVYRETVTGTVENVEGKSPNRHNRFYFTLSPLPDEIVNLIKTGEVSMNQQMLERRDVLIKAGMEKDEAKSVKMIKGTNMLIDSTKGIQYLNETMELVIEGIHEALAGGPLADEPVQNLKMVLTDVKLHEDAIHRGPAQVIPAVRGAIKGGLLLAGDSLLEPVQKIQITVPMDQMGAATSQIQGRRGQVFDMTSEGDTITVAGKAPVAELFGFAGDIRSATEGRAMWNTEFAGFELVPNNMVKEVVVAIRKRKGLKEQMPTPSDYLSV; from the coding sequence ATGGTCCGCGGCAAAAAATCAGTTGAGCGCGTAACTGAGCTCATGAAGGAACCGAAGCACATTCGGAATATCGGTATTGTGGCACACATCGACCACGGCAAGACAACTCTTTCTGACAACCTGCTTTCAGGTGCAGGTATCATCTCTGAGGAGCTCGCAGGAAAGCAGCTCTTCATGGACTCAGATCCGGAAGAGCAGGCCCGTGGTATCACTATTGACGCATCCAACGTCTCGATGGTTCACGAGTATGAAGGTCAGGATTACTTAATCAACATGATCGATACACCCGGTCACGTTGACTTCGGTGGCGACGTCACCCGTGCCATGCGTGCGGTGGACGGGGCCGTTGTTCTCGTCGACGCAGTTGAAGGTACCATGCCCCAGACCGAGACCGTGCTCCGGCAGGCCCTCAAGGAGGGTGTCCGCCCTGTTCTCTTCATCAACAAGGTCGACCGGCTCGTCAATGAGCTGAAAGTCGATGAGATGGAGATGCAGATCCGGCTCGGCAAAGTTATCGACAAGGTCAACAAGCTCATCAAGGGCATGAACGAGGAAGCCTACAACAACGGCTGGAAACTCGATGCCGGTGCGGGCACCGTTGCCTTCGGGTCAGCGCTCTACAACTGGGCAGTTTCCGTTCCATTCATGAAGAAGAGCGGGATCTCGTTCAAGATTGTATTCGACAAGTGCCGTGCAGGCGACATGAAATACCTAGCAAAGAACAGTCCGCTCTCGGATGTTCTCCTGGATATCGTGGTTCATCAGCTGCCAAACCCCCTTGAAGCACAGAAGCGCCGTATCCCGATTATCTGGCACGGCGACAAGGAGACCAAGGAAGGAAAGTCGATGATCAACTGCGACCCCAAAGGTGCCGTTGCGATGATGGTCACCGATATTTCCTTTGATCCCCACGCAGGCGAAGTCGCCACCGGGCGTCTCTTCTCAGGCTCCCTCAAGCGCGGCGACACCCTCTACGTGATGGGTTCGGCAATGAAGGAGAACCGTCTCCAGCAGGTCGGTATCTTCATGGGACCCAAAAGGGTCGAAGTCGAGGAGATCGTTGCCGGAAACATTGCAGCTGTCACCGGTCTCAAGGATGCAATCGTTGGATCAACGGTCAGCTCCCTCATGGATGTCACGCCGTTCGAATCTCTCAAGCATTACAGCGAACCCGTCATGACCGTTGCCGTTGAGGCAAAGAACATGAAGGACCTGCCAAAGCTTGTTGAAGTGCTTCGGCAGGTGGCCAAGGAAGACCCCACCCTCAGTATCTCCATCAATGAAGAGACCGGTGAGCACCTGATCGCAGGCATGGGAGAACTCCACCTCGAGATCATCACCGGCCGTATCAAGCGCGACAAGGGTGTCGAGATCGTTACTTCCCCGCCGATCGTGGTCTATCGTGAGACCGTTACCGGCACGGTAGAAAATGTCGAAGGCAAGTCCCCCAACAGGCACAACCGCTTCTACTTTACCCTCTCTCCCCTCCCCGATGAGATCGTCAACCTGATCAAGACTGGCGAAGTCTCCATGAACCAGCAGATGCTGGAGCGCCGTGACGTGCTCATCAAGGCCGGCATGGAAAAGGACGAGGCAAAGAGTGTCAAGATGATCAAGGGCACGAACATGCTCATCGACAGCACCAAAGGTATCCAGTACCTCAATGAGACCATGGAACTGGTTATCGAAGGTATCCACGAGGCACTTGCCGGTGGCCCTCTTGCTGACGAGCCTGTCCAGAACCTCAAGATGGTTCTTACCGATGTCAAGCTCCACGAGGATGCAATCCACCGTGGTCCCGCCCAGGTCATCCCCGCAGTCCGTGGCGCCATCAAGGGTGGCCTGCTGCTTGCCGGGGACTCGCTCCTCGAGCCGGTCCAGAAGATCCAGATCACCGTCCCGATGGATCAGATGGGTGCAGCAACCTCCCAGATCCAGGGTCGGCGCGGTCAGGTTTTCGACATGACCAGCGAAGGCGACACCATCACTGTTGCCGGTAAGGCCCCTGTTGCCGAGCTCTTCGGGTTTGCCGGAGATATCCGGTCAGCCACCGAAGGCCGTGCAATGTGGAATACCGAGTTCGCAGGTTTCGAACTGGTTCCCAACAACATGGTCAAGGAAGTCGTTGTCGCTATCCGCAAGAGAAAGGGCTTAAAAGAGCAGATGCCCACGCCGAGCGACTACCTCTCTGTATAA
- a CDS encoding 6-carboxytetrahydropterin synthase, translating to MKVGIYKEVQIDTSHRLLHYKGKCANLHGHRWKIEVWMEGEPDPVTQILIDYSMIKQVINKYDHQIILNKDDPMVPCIQKFNPVITTPGDPTSELIAVLIRDDLYAICREMGIKATIPKIRVWESPTSCAELKE from the coding sequence ATGAAAGTCGGGATCTATAAAGAGGTGCAGATTGATACCAGCCACCGTCTGCTCCATTATAAGGGCAAATGCGCCAACCTTCATGGGCACCGATGGAAGATCGAGGTCTGGATGGAAGGGGAACCGGACCCGGTTACCCAAATCCTTATCGATTACAGTATGATCAAACAGGTCATCAACAAATACGATCACCAGATTATCCTGAACAAGGATGATCCGATGGTTCCCTGCATTCAGAAGTTCAACCCGGTTATTACAACCCCGGGGGATCCAACCAGCGAACTGATAGCAGTCCTTATCCGCGACGATCTCTATGCGATCTGCCGGGAGATGGGAATAAAAGCAACCATACCGAAAATCCGAGTCTGGGAATCACCAACATCGTGCGCTGAGCTTAAAGAATGA
- a CDS encoding 30S ribosomal protein S7: MTEAAGKKLLFNQWDASEVKVNDPSLMRYVTLTSQIIPHTCGKFSRQEFGKSNMMIVERLINRLMQTENNTGKKQLAIRIVRDAFVIINKKTKRNPIEVLVEAIGNSGPREETVRLKYGGINVPKSVDTAPMRRVDTAIHFIAEATLKGSSTSKKSASAVLADEIIAASKGDMKCYSVGKKEERERIAKSAR; the protein is encoded by the coding sequence ATGACAGAAGCAGCCGGAAAGAAACTCCTGTTCAACCAGTGGGATGCCTCAGAAGTCAAGGTCAACGACCCCAGCCTCATGCGCTACGTTACCCTCACCTCCCAGATCATCCCCCACACCTGCGGCAAGTTTTCCCGTCAGGAATTCGGAAAGAGCAATATGATGATCGTCGAGCGGCTTATCAACCGCCTGATGCAGACCGAGAATAATACCGGAAAGAAGCAGCTTGCAATCCGGATCGTGCGGGATGCATTCGTTATCATCAACAAGAAGACCAAGCGCAACCCCATCGAGGTGCTGGTCGAGGCAATCGGCAATTCAGGCCCCCGGGAAGAGACCGTCCGTTTAAAATACGGTGGTATCAATGTCCCGAAATCAGTCGACACAGCACCCATGCGCAGGGTCGACACCGCAATTCACTTCATTGCTGAAGCAACCCTGAAGGGATCCAGCACCAGCAAAAAGAGTGCAAGTGCAGTTCTCGCCGATGAAATCATTGCCGCCTCCAAGGGCGACATGAAGTGCTACTCGGTCGGGAAAAAGGAAGAGCGCGAGCGCATTGCAAAATCCGCCCGTTAA